A stretch of DNA from Campylobacter concisus:
TCGTTTGGCCACTTATTGGACCATCAAATTTAAGAGATACTGGTGGCATGGTCGGAGATTATTTTACTGATCCTATTAGCTACGTTGATCCCATACTTTTATCAACTGGCATCAAGTCATATAGAGCGTTTAATAGCTTTTCACAAGATCCAACTGCTTATGAAAAACTAAGAAAAGATGCTATTGATCTTTATCCATTTTTACGCGATGCTTACGAGCAAAGACGTGACAAGCTTATCAAGGAGTAAATATGAAAATTTTAAAAATTCTAACTATGATTTTACTTTTTACAACTAGCCTTTTTGCTATTTCAAAAGAGCAGATCAAGCCTGAAGTAGAGATGAAAACAACAAAGGTTATTGAAATTTTAAAAGATACAAATTTAGACAATAACGCAAAGACAAAAGAAATTTTTGCTCTTCTTGATCCATTTTTTGACTATAAACAAATGGCAAAGATAAGCCTTGGCAAACGTTACAACAGTCTAAGTAGCGATGAACAGGCTAAATTTGACGCAGCATTTGAGCAAAAACTAAAAGGCTCATACATAGATAAACTTTTAGGATACAAAGATCAAGAGATACATATAACTGGCGAGAGCGAACCTCAAAAAAATAGATACTGGCTAACATCTGAGCTTATAAATGATGGCAAGAGCTACGAATTTGTCTATAAATTTTATGACGCTAAAGAGCGTGGTTGGCTCATTTACGATCTTGATATCGTTG
This window harbors:
- a CDS encoding ABC transporter substrate-binding protein — protein: MKILKILTMILLFTTSLFAISKEQIKPEVEMKTTKVIEILKDTNLDNNAKTKEIFALLDPFFDYKQMAKISLGKRYNSLSSDEQAKFDAAFEQKLKGSYIDKLLGYKDQEIHITGESEPQKNRYWLTSELINDGKSYEFVYKFYDAKERGWLIYDLDIVGVSIIQTYRSQFGDVLNNADFNTLLQKLNEAVLPDQNKTNP